A single Methanofastidiosum sp. DNA region contains:
- a CDS encoding GTP cyclohydrolase, FolE2/MptA family: MINTQDESPKHQLKLERVGIKNLKTLIKIDRNNKEFRHIPKINIFMDLDQDKKGVHMSRFIESITEILEDEVRDNHKSLEQIGKHILEKLKVKHSYVSAEIEFESEIPIYEKTPVSKKDTIEIHDVKVRLKNNNGTWIKILEASVVGNTACPHALAVNKKGTHIQRAVGNLKIETDFDNDIDLEEMIETVENSFSARVFTLLKTEDESFVVDKMHTNPLFVEDVCRNMLSLASSKFNKSKIHAECLSYESIHRHDVFAEGVIET, from the coding sequence ATGATTAATACTCAAGATGAGTCGCCAAAACATCAACTAAAGCTTGAAAGAGTTGGAATTAAAAATCTAAAAACTCTTATCAAGATAGACAGAAATAACAAAGAATTTCGCCATATACCAAAGATCAATATTTTTATGGATCTAGATCAGGACAAAAAAGGAGTTCATATGAGTAGATTCATCGAGAGTATTACAGAGATCTTAGAAGATGAAGTGAGAGATAATCACAAATCCCTTGAACAAATAGGGAAGCACATACTTGAAAAATTGAAGGTTAAACACAGTTATGTAAGTGCTGAAATTGAATTTGAATCTGAAATACCCATTTATGAAAAAACACCTGTAAGTAAGAAAGATACAATTGAGATACACGATGTCAAAGTAAGACTAAAAAATAACAATGGCACATGGATAAAAATATTAGAAGCCAGTGTTGTAGGAAATACTGCGTGTCCCCATGCGTTGGCCGTTAATAAGAAGGGAACACATATACAAAGAGCTGTTGGAAATTTAAAGATTGAAACAGATTTTGACAATGATATTGACCTTGAAGAGATGATTGAAACTGTTGAAAATTCATTTTCGGCAAGAGTCTTTACTTTATTAAAAACTGAGGATGAGTCATTTGTTGTAGATAAAATGCATACAAACCCACTTTTCGTCGAGGATGTTTGCAGAAATATGTTATCTCTCGCCTCTTCTAAATTTAATAAATCAAAAATACACGCAGAATGCTTAAGCTATGAATCAATACACAGACATGATGTTTTTGCTGAGGGGGTCATAGAAACATGA
- a CDS encoding 7-carboxy-7-deazaguanine synthase QueE: MKNLLVSEIFVSFNGEGLEIGKPTIFLRLSGCNLDCSWCDTKYANYNAVEKSTEEIIEEIDKLNNHINSVLITGGEPLLQDIGEIVDKLHKKNYYLGIETNGSFYDDVLLKTDFISVDIKTPSSNNETNDLDIFKKIVNAIKKRNGQMKAVIADRIDYDFLKKFIEENSFNVPLIIQPCWGKLNYKELCEMYLTNPINHNNIRVVLQIHKLGDIK, encoded by the coding sequence ATGAAAAATCTCTTAGTTTCTGAGATATTTGTCTCATTCAACGGAGAGGGATTAGAAATTGGCAAGCCTACTATATTTTTAAGACTCTCTGGATGCAATCTCGACTGCAGTTGGTGTGATACTAAATATGCCAACTATAATGCAGTTGAAAAAAGTACTGAAGAAATAATAGAAGAAATTGATAAATTAAACAATCATATTAATTCTGTTCTAATTACTGGGGGGGAACCTTTGCTCCAAGATATAGGAGAAATTGTTGATAAACTTCACAAAAAAAATTACTACCTAGGTATTGAAACAAACGGTTCATTCTATGATGACGTTTTATTGAAAACTGATTTCATAAGTGTTGATATTAAGACTCCAAGCAGCAATAACGAAACAAATGATTTAGATATTTTCAAAAAGATTGTAAATGCTATAAAAAAAAGAAATGGCCAGATGAAGGCCGTAATCGCCGATAGAATTGATTATGATTTTTTAAAGAAATTTATTGAGGAAAACTCTTTTAACGTTCCTCTTATTATCCAACCTTGTTGGGGCAAACTTAATTATAAAGAGTTATGTGAAATGTATCTTACAAATCCGATAAATCACAATAATATCAGAGTAGTGCTTCAGATACATAAATTGGGGGATATCAAATGA
- the queD gene encoding 6-carboxytetrahydropterin synthase QueD → MKFRLSKTFKFDAAHKLVDYDGACANLHGHTYKLIVTVEGTPDKTGMVMDLFDLKKIVTEKIVSKMDHCFLNDLYTQPTVENMAKDIFLKLEKEFEKTKVKLFSIRLYEGEGSYVEVFQ, encoded by the coding sequence ATGAAATTTAGATTAAGTAAAACATTCAAATTTGATGCAGCGCACAAATTAGTCGATTATGACGGTGCATGTGCTAATCTTCATGGTCACACGTACAAATTGATCGTTACAGTGGAAGGTACTCCAGATAAAACTGGGATGGTCATGGATCTTTTCGATTTAAAGAAAATAGTCACTGAAAAAATAGTAAGTAAGATGGATCATTGTTTTTTGAATGATTTATACACCCAACCAACAGTAGAGAATATGGCAAAGGATATTTTCTTAAAACTTGAAAAGGAATTTGAAAAAACTAAAGTTAAGCTTTTTTCTATAAGACTATATGAAGGTGAAGGCTCTTACGTAGAGGTCTTCCAATGA